One genomic window of Arachis hypogaea cultivar Tifrunner chromosome 8, arahy.Tifrunner.gnm2.J5K5, whole genome shotgun sequence includes the following:
- the LOC112707226 gene encoding TMV resistance protein N codes for MERISTTPPQRICKYDVFISFRGADTRNTFVDHLYNHLIRKGIFIFKDDKTLEQGQPISSQLMQAIRDSRVSIVVFSKEYPTSTWCLDEMAAIVDCQREFNQAILPVFYDVDPSHVRKQNGVYHDAFISHSQRQQLNKVRRWKSAMTTLANSVGWDVRNKPEFKEVENIVQKIVKTLNHKFSGFADDLIGMQPRVEELEKLLKLRSEDDGFRVLGLWGMGGIGKTTHATALYDRISYQFDASCFVENVSKLYKDGGAMAIQKQILRQALEVKRLDTKSPSEISGIIINRLHSIKVLIVLDNVDHLKQLEELAINPKLLCEGSRIIITTRDEHILKAYGADEIHNVPLLSDKEAYELFSRKAFKREGPSNNCEELIPEVLKYAQRHPLTIRVVGSFLCSRNATQWKDALDRLRNNLEDEIANVLRISYEGLQFEEKEIFLHIACFFRGEREDYVKRILDSLGLYPHIGISVIAEKSFITIRNQEIHMHEMLQELGKKIVREKYPQEPGSWSRIWSYKDFHHVLMSETGTNEIKAIVVDIKEDISDCNQMVEGLAKMKDLKMLIVHQKNNHSESRLKSLSSCMKHYLSSHGYPFPSLPSLFHPSESKLKCLSSCLKYLSWHGYPFPSLPSVFHPSECLVEMNLSGSSIKSLWEGRKTFFRLTILDLSNSKKLMETPNFEWCTSLKRLDLSGCTNLQHVHPSIGLLARLVYLNLRNCSSLVTLYFGGDECKLSSLIVLHLSGCTKLETMLDFSRILNLEYLDLEQCTSLAKVHESLWSLGKLRSLSLRGCLGLKEGPNDISWMTSLQTLDFQGCSRLLKLQLILNKYERSKLHQTLGKSIISPRISKALTFLDLGFCNLGKVPDTIGELKGLERLNLQGNKFNSLPCTIESLSSLAYLNLEHCFNLSSLPTLPFVNNSSGGRYFKTISGSRNHGSGLYMLYCPIVDIQRCLNWAFVWLTRLIKQPCHFRCGFDIVIPGSSIPWWFNRLFVGGSTIRIVDSNNMDDNWIGFTFCVAFCVTDPSAITGSSHNRLSTSLPSPFYLSFESEQAEETFCMPCRLDFKGGSQPPKTQNLEHVWIIYISRPHCHFVKTGANITFKACPGIEMRKWGLRMVFKQDIEIIQRNSQYQLEISMFVCPSEILLQDHGLVIEEVPESNNSSIGPKVQLPYNWYVTDEEEKENLEAKSKEINLANIGL; via the exons ATGGAAAGAATCAGCACCACACCGCCTCAGCGAATTTGCAAATACGACGTTTTCATCAGTTTCAGGGGTGCAGACACCCGCAACACCTTCGTCGATCATCTCTACAATCACCTCATCCGAAAAGGTATCTTCATCTTCAAGGATGACAAGACGCTGGAGCAAGGTCAACCCATTTCATCTCAGCTGATGCAGGCAATTAGGGATTCACGGGTTTCCATTGTTGTCTTCTCAAAGGAGTACCCCACTTCCACTTGGTGTTTAGATGAAATGGCTGCTATTGTTGACTGCCAGAGAGAGTTCAATCAAGCTATCTTGCCAGTTTTCTATGATGTGGATCCTTCTCATGTGCGCAAACAGAACGGTGTGTACCACGATGCTTTTATTTCCCATTCACAGAGACAACAGCTAAATAAGGTCCGTCGCTGGAAGAGTGCTATGACGACTTTGGCAAATTCTGTTGGTTGGGATGTTAGAAATAA GCCAGAGTTCAAAGAGGTTGAAAATATTGTTCAGAAAATAGTGAAAACATTGAATCATAAATTCTCTGGGTTTGCTGATGACTTGATTGGGATGCAACCTCGTGTGGAAGAATTGGAAAAGCTTCTCAAGTTAAGATCAGAGGATGATGGCTTTCGAGTTTTAGGATTATGGGGGATGGGCGGTATAGGAAAGACAACTCATGCTACTGCCTTATATGATAGAATCTCTTATCAATTTGATGCTTCTTGTTTTGTGGAGAATGTGAGCAAACTTTACAAGGATGGTGGTGCTATGGCCATACAAAAACAAATTCTTCGCCAAGCTTTGGAGGTAAAAAGATTAGATACTAAAAGTCCTTCTGAGATATCTGGGATTATAATAAATAGGCTACACAGTATAAAGGTCCTTATTGTGTTGGACAATGTTGATCACCTAAAGCAATTAGAAGAGTTGGCTATCAATCCTAAATTACTTTGTGAAGGGAGTAGAATAATCATAACCACCAGGGATGAGCATATTTTAAAAGCGTATGGAGCGGATGaa a TTCACAATGTTCCCCTATTGAGTGATAAAGAAGCTTATGAACTGTTTAGTAGAAAAGCCTTCAAGAGAGAGGGTCCAAGCAACAATTGTGAGGAGCTGATTCCTGAAGTACTTAAATACGCTCAAAGACATCCACTGACAATTAGAGTGGTGGGTTCTTTCTTGTGTTCCCGCAATGCTACCCAATGGAAAGATGCTTTGGATAGATTAAGGAATAATCTAGAAGACGAAATTGCAAATGTGCTTCGGATAAGTTATGAGGGGCTACAATTTGAGGAGAAAGAAATATTTCTACACATTGCTTGTTTTTTCAGAGGGGAGAGGGAGGATTATGTAAAGCGAATACTAGATTCTCTTGGATTATATCCTCATATTGGAATTTCAGTTATTGCGgaaaaatcattcataaccattagAAACCAAGAAATTCATATGCACGAAATGCTGCAAGAGTTGGGAAAGAAAATTGTTCGGGAGAAATATCCTCAAGAACCTGGATCATGGAGTAGGATATGGAGTTACAAGGATTTCCATCATGTCTTGATGTCAGAAACG GGAACAAATGAGATTAAAGCCATAGTTGTTGATATAAAAGAGGATATCAGCGATTGCAATCAGATGGTTGAAGGGTTGGCCAAAATGAAGGATCTCAAGATGCTCATTGTACATCAAAAGAACAACCATTCAGAAAGTAGACTCAAATCTCTTTCTAGTTGTATGAAGCATTATCTTTCATCGCATGGTTATCCTTTCCCTTCTTTGCCATCACTGTTTCACCCTTCAGAAAGTAAACTCAAATGTCTTTCTAGTTGTCTGAAGTATCTTTCATGGCATGGTTACCCTTTTCCTTCTTTGCCATCAGTGTTTCACCCTTCAGAATGTCTCGTTGAAATGAATTTGTCTGGTAGCAGTATCAAAAGCCTATGGGAAGGCCGCAAG ACATTTTTTCGCCTAACAATATTAGATTTGAGCAACTCGAAAAAGCTTATGGAAACTCCAAATTTTGAATGGTGCACAAGTCTTAAGCGACTAGATCTTTCAGGATGCACAAACCTACAACATGTTCACCCTTCAATTGGCCTTCTTGCACGACTTGTCTACTTGAATTTGCGAAATTGTAGTAGTTTGGTTACCCTCTACTTTGGCGGTGATGAATGCAAGTTAAGTTCTCTCATAGTTCTACATCTCTCAGGCTGTACAAAATTGGAAACTATGCTAGATTTTTCAAGGATCTTAAATCTAGAATATCTTGATCTTGAACAATGTACAAGTTTGGCTAAGGTGCATGAATCTCTCTGGTCCCTTGGAAAACTTAGATCTTTGAGTTTGAGAGGTTGTCTAGGGCTGAAGGAGGGACCCAACGATATCAGTTGGATGACATCTCTTCAAACTCTAGATTTTCAGGGGTGCTCAAGGCTTTTGAAACTTCAGCTTATTTTGAACAAATATGAAAGATCCAAACTTCACCAAACTCTTGGCAAGTCCATCATTTCTCCTCGAATTTCGAAAGCTTTGACATTTCTAGATCTTGGCTTTTGCAATCTAGGGAAAGTCCCTGATACTATCGGGGAATTAAAGGGGTTAGAAAGACTGAATTTACAGGGTAACAAATTCAATAGTTTACCCTGTACCATTGAGAGTCTTTCCAGCCTAGCATATTTGAACTTGGAGCATTGCTTTAATCTTTCTTCATTGCCTACACTCCCATTTGTCAATAACTCATCAGGAGGACGATATTTTAAAACAATATCTGGATCAAGGAATCACGGTTCAGGACTATATATGCTTTACTGTCCCATAGTTGATATACAGCGTTGTCTAAATTGGGCATTTGTCTGGCTAACAAGATTAATTAAG CAACCTTGTCATTTCAGGTGTGGCTTTGACATTGTTATTCCTGGGAGTAGTATTCCATGGTGGTTCAATCGTTTATTTGTGGGTGGATCAACAATAAGGATAGTGGACTCTAATAATATGGATGACAATTGGATAGGCTTTACCTTTTGTGTAGCATTTTGTGTAACCGATCCTTCAGCGATTACTGGTTCTTCTCATAACCGGTTGTCCACGTCATTGCCGAGtccattttatctttcttttgaaAGTGAACAGGCAGAAGAAACCTTCTGTATGCCATGCCGTTTAGACTTTAAAGGTGGGTCCCAACCTCCTAAGACCCAAAACTTAGAACATGTCTGGATTATCTATATTTCTCGGCCACACTGCCATTTTGTGAAAACAGGAGCCAATATCACATTTAAAGCCTGCCCAGGCATTGAGATGAGGAAATGGGGACTGCGCATGGTATTCAAGCAAGATATAGAAATAATTCAAAGAAACTCACAATATCAACTGGAAATCTCCATGTTTGTGTGTCCGTCTGAAATCCTACTTCAAGATCatgggttggttattgaagaaGTGCCTGAAAGCAACAACAGTAGCATTGGGCCTAAAGTCCAGCTTCCTTACAATTGGTATGTAACTGATGAGGAGGAAAAGGAGAATCTAGAAGCCAAAAGCAAAGAAATTAATCTCGCAAATATTGGCCTTTAA